Genomic DNA from Modestobacter versicolor:
CATCGTCTCGGGGACGGCGATCGGCAGGTCGTCGGCGTCGTAGACGATCGGGAACGGCTCGCCCCAGTACCGCTGCCGGCTGAACAGCCAGTCGCGCAGCTTGTAGGTGGTGGTCGCCTCGCCGTGCCCACCTCCCACCAGCCACTCGGTGACGGCGGCGATGGCCGCGGCCTTGTCCAGCCCGTCCAGCGAGAGCTGCTCGTTCGAGCTGTTGATCATCGGGCCGGTGCCGGTGTAGGCGCCGCCGTCGAAGTCGGCCGGGGGCTGCACGGTGCGCACGACCGGCAGGCCGAACACCTGGGCGAAATCCCAGTCCCGGGTGTCCTCGCCGGGCACGGCCATGATCGCGCCGGTGCCGTAGCCGGTCAGCACGTAGTCGGCGATGAACACCGGCAGGTCGGCGCCGGTCAGCGGGTTGCGGGCGGTGACGCCCAGCCACACGCCGGTCTTGTCCCGGCCCTCGGACTGGCGGTCCAGCTCGGACCGGCGGGAGGCCTGCTTCTGGTAGGCGGCCACCGCCTCGGCCGGGGTCGCTGCGCCGGTGGTCCACCGCTCGTCGGTGCCGGCCGGCCACTCGCCGGCGGTGAGCGTCCCGACCAGCGGGTGCTCGGGAGCCAGCACCAGGTAGGTGGCGCCGAACAGGGTGTCCGGCCGGGTGGTGAACACCTCGACGGTCTCCGCGCCGGCGGCGAACCGGATCCGCGCACCGGTCGACCGGCCGATCCAGTTGCGCTGCATCTGCTTCAGCGAGTCCGACCAGTCCAGCCGGTCCAGGTCGGTCAGCAGCCGCTCCGCGTAGGCGGTGATCCGCATCATCCACTGGGTCAGCGGACGGCGGAACACCGGGAAGTTGCCCCGCTCCGAGCGGCCGTCGGCGGTGACCTCCTCGTTGGACAGCACCGTGCCCAGGCCCGGGCACCAGTTCACCGGCGCCTCGTGCCGGTAGGCCAGCCGGTGCGCGTCGACGACCCGGCGCCGCTCGACCTCCGACAGCTGCGACCAGCTGCGCCCCTCGGGCAGCGTGCCGGCCATCGGCTCCCGGGTGCCGGCGTCCAGCTCGGCGACCAGCTCGGCGATCGGGCGGGCCCGGTCGGACTCGGCGTCGAACCAGGCCTCGAACACCTGCCGGAAGATCCACTGGGTCCACTTGTAGTAGCCCGGGTCGATCGTGGCGAAGGTCCGCCGGGTGTCGTGGTCGACGCCCAGCCGGCGCAGCTGCGCCCGGATGGCCGCGATGTTGGCCTCCGTCGTGACCCGCGGGTGCTGGCCGGTCTGCACCGCGTACTGCTCGGCGGGCAGGCCAAAGGCGTCGTACCCCATCGGGTGCAGCACGTTGCGCCCGTCCATCCGCAGGAAGCGGCTGGTCACGTCGGTGCCCAGGTAGCCCAGCGGGTGCCCGACGTGCAGCCCGGCACCCGAGGGGTACGGGAACATGTCCATCAGGAACGCCTTGGGCCGGTCGGCGACCCGCTCGAAGCCCTCGCTCAGCCGGCCGACCGGGTTCGGCGTGTGGAAGGTCCCCTCGGCGTCCCAGCGGTCCTGCCAGGCGAGCTCGATCTGCTGCGCCAGCGCTGGGGTGTACCGGTGCGGCGGCACCCCGTCGGCGGACGGGTCGGTGCTCGGGCTGGCCGTCTGGCTCATGGTCGGTGCTCCTGGGTCCTGGCGATCTGGTGTGCGGGCAGAAAAAAACCCCTCACGCAGGAGGGGTCGCCGTGCCGTCTGATCGGTGTCAGGTCAGCACGGCGGGAGAAGCAGGAGTCCGCCGGTCACCCCCGCAGCCTACCGCGCGCGACCGCCGGGGCCTGCCGCCGGCGGCGGCAGCGACCGACCCGCCGGGGTGACCGCGCGAGGCTGGCGCACCGCTCGTTCACCTGGCGTCGGTAACGTCCACGTCCAGTGGACGGCGCAGGCCCCCTGACCAGGGGCCGCCCAGGTCCACGGCGCAGGTGGTCCGCCACCCCACCCGCGCGTCCCGCTCCACCACCCGCACCGTCCCACCCTGCCCTCGACCGGCCGGACCGGAGGCCTTGATTGCCCTGCACCCCCCACCGCCACGAGCCCGCAGCTCCGCTCCTGATCGGCCGACGACGGTGACGACGATCGTCTGGAGCAGCTTCTCCGGCCGGTACTCCGACAGCCCGCGCGCCGTCTACGAGGCGCTGCTGCCCCGCGGCGAGGAGTTCTCGCACGTGTGGCTGGTGCGCCCGGAGACCCGGGGCGACTTCCCGGCCGGTGTGGCGACCGCGGAGTACGGCAGCCCGGAGGGCCGGGCCGCCCTCGAGGCGGCGGACGTGGTGTTCGCCAACAACGGCATCTCGCTGGACTGGGACAAGTCGCCGGCGACGACCTACGTGCAGACCTGGCACGGCACCCCGCTCAAGCGGATGCACCGCGACGTCGCCCGGCCGACCGGCGGGCTGCTGACCGCGCTGGACCGGGACGTCGCCCGGTGGGACGTGCTGCTGTCGCCGAACGCGTTCAGCACGCCGAACCTGCGCAGCGCCTTCGGGTACACCGGCGAGGTCCTGGAGACCGGCTACCCGCGCAACGACGTCCTCAGCGCGCCGGACCGCGACGAGCGGCGCGCCGCCGTGCGGGCCGCCCTGGGCATCGCCGACGGCGTGACGACGGTCCTCTACGCCCCCACCTGGCGCGACGACCTGGTGATGACCGACGGGGTGCCGGACCACGCGTTCCCGCCGGACTTCGCCGACCTGGTCGACGGGCTGCCGGCCGACCACGTGCTGCTGCTCCGGCTGCACACCATGGTGGCCGACCGGTTCCCGCAGGTCACCGGCGAGCGGGTCGTCGACGTCTCCGACCACCCCGAGGTCTCCGACCTCTACCTGGCCGCGGACGTGCTGCTCACCGACTACTCCTCGGCCATGTTCGACTTCGCGGTGACCGGACGGCCGGTGCTCTCCTTCACCTACGACCTCGAGCACTACCGCGACGAGCTGCGGGGCTTCTACTTCGACCTGGCCGAGGTCGCCCCCGGACCGCTGCTGTCGACGAGCGCCGAGGTGGTGGCCGCCCTGGCCGACCTCGCCGGTGGACGACGCCAGGACACTGCGCGCCGGGCAGCGTTCGAGCGCACGTTCTGCAGCCTCGAGGACGGCCACGCCACCGACCGGGTGGTCGCCCGGTTCTTCCCGCCCACCGACCGAGTCCCCGCACCACCAGCCGACCGAGGAGTTGAGCATGCGCACGACTGAGCTGTCCACGATCGACGCCCGCGACCGTCACGAGCACGCGGCCGACGCCCTCGTGCCGCCCCAGGTGGTCATCCTGGCCGCCGGGATGGGCACCCGGCTGGGCCGGGCGCTGCCCAAGCCGCTGACCCAGCTGATGGACGGCCGCAGCATCATGGAGCAGCAGCTGGACGGCGTCCGGGAGGTCTTCGGGCCGGCCGCCCGGGTGACCGTGGTCGTCGGCTACCGCAGCAAGCGGGTCATGCGCGCCCAGCCGGACCTGCTGTTCGCCTTCAACCCCGAGTTCGAGCGCACCAACACCTCCAAGAGCCTGTGGCGCGGGCTGCGCACCTCCGCCCCCGGCGGCGTGCTGTGGCTCAACGGCGACGTGGTCTTCGAGCCGGCGGTGCTGGCCCAGACGACCGAGCTGGTGGCCGCCGACCAGAGCTTCGTCTGCGTGGACACCTCCACGGTCGCCGACGAGGAGGTCAAGTACACCCTCGACGAGGAGGGGTACATCGCCGAGCTGTCCAAGACCGTCATCGGCGGCCTGGGCGAGGCGGTGGGCATCAACTACGTCTCCGGCGCGGACAAGGCGCTGCTGCTGGAGCACCTGGCCGCGTGCGCGGACTCCGACTACTTCGAGCGCGCCATGGAGACCGCTGTCCAGCAGTCCGGGGTGCGCTTCCGGCCGGTGGACATCTCGCGGTTCTCCGCCGTCGAGGTCGACTTCGAGGACGACCTGGCGCGGGCGAACAGCTGGCTGCGGTCGCGCTCGCTGCTCGAGCCGTTGGAGGAGGGCGTCCGCTGACCACGGCGGTCGTCCCCGGCCGGCGGGTGGACGTCGCCGGCCGGGCCGCCGACGTCCTCCCGCGACCGCTCAGCTGAGCTGGGGCGCGACCTCGGCCGCCACCAGGTCCAGGTGGTCGAGGTCGGCGAGGTCGAGCACCTGCAGGTACACCCGGGAGGCGCCGGCCTCGGCGAACCGGCCCAGGGTGTCCACGGCCTCGGCCGGGGTGCCGGCGACACCGTTGGCCCTGAGCTCGTCGACGTCCCGGCCGATCGCCGCGGCCCGGCGGGCGACCTCGGCGTCGTCCCGGCCGACGCAGACCACCAGCGCGGAGCTGTAGACCAGCTCGGCGGGGTCGCGGCCGATCTCGCCGCAGGCCGCGCGGACGCCGTCGAACAGCCGGGCGTTGTCGGCCGCCGACTGGAACGGCACGTTGAACTCCGCGGCGTACCGGGCGGCCAGCCGCGGGGTGCGGCGCTTGCCACCCCCGCCGACCAGGATCGGGATCCCGCCGGGCTGCACCGGCTTGGGCAGCGCCGGCGAGCCGGCCAGCTGGTAGTGGGTGCCAGCGAAGTCGAAGGTCTCCCCCGCCGGGGTGCTCCACAGCCCGCTGATCACCGCCACCTGCTCCTCGTAGCGGTCGAACCGCTCCCCCAGCTCGGGGAACGGGATGCCGTAGGCGCTGTGCTCCTCGGCGAACCAGCCCGAGCCGATGCCCAGCTCGACCCGGCCGCCGCTCATCTGGTCGACCTGGGCGACCGAGATGGCCAGCGGCCCAGGGAGCCGGAAGGTGGCGGCGGTCATCAGCGTGCCGAGCCGGATCCGGCTGGTCTCCCGCGCCAGCCCGGCGAGGGTCACCCAGGCGTCGGTCGGGCCGGGCAGCCCGTCGCCGCCCATGGTCAGGTAGTGGTCGGAGCGGAAGAAGGCGTCGAAGCCGGTCTCCTCGGTGCGCCGGGCCACCGCGAGCAGGTCGTCGTAGGTGGCGCCCATCTGGGGTTCGGTGAAGATCCGTAGCTGCACGGGCAGAACGTAGCCAGCCGGCGGCCGGAGCGCCGCTCGCGCGGGGGCTCGGGGTGTGCCCGGAGGCGAAGGCGGGCAGGATGATCGCCAAGCGATCAACCGGAGGTGCTGGAGTGTTCCGCAAGAAGAGCCGGACAGAGGTCATCGGGGCCGAGTTGCAGGAGGGGTTCGCCCACATCGGCGCAGCGGTCACCGAGGCCCGGAAGGCGACGGCGGAGCAGTTCGGTCCGCAGGTCGCCGCCGCGGCCAAGGCCGCCCAGCAGACGTACGACAAGGACCTCGCGCCCCGGGTCGAGGCGGCCGTCGCCGCGCTCGCCCCCCAGCTGGACGCCGCCCGCGAGGTGCTGGTGCCCCGCCTGGAGGCCGCGCAGAAGACGCTGGCGCCGCGGCTGGAGGCCGCGCAGAAGGCCTACGAGTCCGACGTCGTCCCGCGGCTGGAGGCGGCCACCAAGGTGGCCCGCACCAACCTGGAGACGGCGGTCGCCGCCGCGACGCCCAAGGTCGTCGCCGCCCGCGAGGCGGCCGGCCCGGCGCTCGAGAGCGCCGCCAAGGCCGCCCGGGCGAACCTGGAGACGGCGGTCGCCGCCACCACGCCGCGGGTCGTCGCCGCCCGGGACGCCGCCGGCCCGCGGTTCTCCGCCGCGACCAGCGCCGCCGCTGCCTACGCGGCCCCCCGGGTGACCGCGGCCCGCGACGCCGCGGGCCCAGCGCTCGACTCGGCCAGGGCCGGCTTCGTGGCGCAGGTCGAGGCCGCGCGCGCCCAGCTGGACGCGCGCAGCGCCGAGCTGGCCGCCACCGCCGCCACGCTCTCCTCGGCGACGGCCAAGCAGACCGACAAGGTCCGCAGGGACGCGGCTGCAGCCGCGGAGGCCGCGCGCGAGCAGGCCGCCGCCCGGGTCGCCGCGCTGCGGGTGGCCGCCGAGGCGACCAGCACGGCCGCCGGCAAGAAGGCCGAGAAGCTGGGCAAGAAGGCCGACAAGCTGGCCGCCAAGGCGGCGAAGCGGCGCGTCGAGCTGGAGAAGGCGACCGTCAAGGCCCGCAAGGAGGCCGGCAAGCGCACCGCCGCGACCGTCACCTCGGTCAAGCGGAGCGTGGGCATCGAGAAGCAGCCCCGCCGGTGGCCGTGGGTGGTCGCCGTCCTGGCCGTCGTCGGTGCGGCCGTGTTCGCCCTGCTGCGCCGCAAGAGCTCCGACGACCTGTGGACCCCCGCGCCGACCGGCGACGGCCCGGTGCCCAGCTACCGAGAGGACCCCGTCCCCATGTCAGCGCAGACCCCCGCAGGCGGCTCCGAGACCCCCGAGGCCCAGGGCAAGCAGGTCTCCACGGCGATGACCGCGCCGTCGGACTCCGGCCCGGCCGAGGGCGGGATCGGTGCCCTCGAGGCCGAGCCGGCCTCCGGCCCCGGTGAGCCCGGCAACCAGGACCGCCCGACCACGGCCACCGGCACGACGAACGACCCGGACAGCCCGGTCGCCTCGGCCGCCAACCAGGACTACACCGAGGGTCCCGGCAGCGCCGGCAACTCGGCTCCCAGCCGGGGCACCCGCCCCGACGAGGACGCCGCGGGCTGACCCCGCGCACCACTCCCCCGACGGGGCCCAGCCGATCCGGCTGGGCCCCGTCGTCGTTCCCGGCTCCGCAGCCGCGGTGATCAGCGGGAGTACCGTGCTGGGCATGAGCCTGGGCATGGAGGAGGCGCCGGCGGAGACCCCGCAGACGTCCTCCGGGATCGAGCCGGCCGGTCGCAAGCTGCTCCGTCTGGAGGTCCGCAACAGCCAGACCCCCATCGAGCGCAAGCCCGAGTGGATCAAGACCAAGCTGAAGACGGGGCCGGAGTACACCGAGCTCAAGTCGCTGGTCCGCCGCGAGGGCCTGCACACGGTCTGCGAGGAGGCCGGCTGCCCCAACATCTACGAGTGCTGGGAGGACCGCGAGGCCACCTTCCTCATCGGGGGCGACCAGTGCACCCGGCGCTGCGACTTCTGCCAGATCGACACCGGCAAGCCCGCCGACTTCGACCGTGACGAGCCCCGCCGGGTCGCCGAGAGCGTGGCCACCATGGGCCTGCGCTACGCCACCATCACCGGCGTCGCCCGCGACGACCTCCCCGACGGCGGTGCCTGGCTCTACGCCGAGACCGTCCGCCAGATCCACGACCAGATCCCCGGTTGCGGCGTCGAGCTGCTGATCCCGGACTTCAACGCCGAGCCCGACCAGCTGGCCGAGGTCTTCTCCTCGCGCCCGGAGGTGCTCGCGCACAACGTCGAGACGGTCCCCCGCATCTTCAAGCGCATCCGCCCCGGCTTCCGCTTCGAGCGCTCGCTGTCGGTCATCACCGCGGCGCGGGACGCGGGCCTGGTCACCAAGTCCAACCTGATCCTGGGCATGGGCGAGGAGCCGCACGAGGTCGTCGAGGCCATGCAGGCGCTGCACGACGCGGGCTGCGACCTGCTCACCATCACCCAGTACCTGCGGCCCAGCGTCCGGCACCACCCGGTCGTCCGGTGGGTCAAGCCCGACGAGTTCGTCGGCTTCCAGGCCCAGGCCGAGGAGATGGGCTTCGCGGGCGTGCTCGCCGGCCCCCTGGTGCGCAGCTCGTACCGCGCCGGCCGGCTGTACCAGCAGGCCGCCGAGGCCCGCGGGCTGGCCGTCACCACCCGCTGACGGCCCCCGGCGCGTCGCACGGGCCCGCCGCGAGCCCGCGAGTCGCGGGACGCGGCGGGTCCGTCGCCTATCCTCAGGGCATGGCACGCAGCAGGTCGACCGACTCCTCCGCTCCCACCGGCAACGCCGGACGGGGCCCGGCCGGCGTCCCCGGGCGCGGCAGCAAGGGCGCCACGGCGGTGGGCGCGGCGGGTGGGGCCAAGGCGCCGAAGGCCGGCAAGGCCCCCAAGCTCGGCAAGGACGGCCAGCCGAAGGTCTCGCGGCTGAAGAAGATGAAGAGCCAGGCCGGCATGATCGGCCAGGCCTACAAGCTCACCTACCGCAACGACCCCAAGCTGCCCTGGGTCATGCTGATCACCTTCGTGGTGGTCTTCGCGGTCGTCGAGCTCGTCGGCATCCTGCTCAGCTCGCCGTTCCTCTTCCTGCCGATCGCCATCCTGCTCGGCCTGCTCGCCACCCTCATCGTGTTCGGCCGGCGCGCCCAGGGCACCGCCTACAAGCAGGTCGAGGGCCAGCCCGGCGCCGCGTCGTGGGTGCTCGAGGGCATGCGCGGCGACTGGCGGGTCAGCTCCGGCGTCGCGGGCAACCGCGAGCTGGACGCCGTCCACCGGGTGCTCGGCCGCCCCGGGATCATCCTGGTCGGCGAGGGCAACCCCAACCGGGTGCGCGGGCTGATCGCCCAGGAGAAGCGGCGGATCGCCAAGGTCGTCGGCGACACCCCCATCTACGACGTGGTGGTCGGCGACGGCGAGGGCCAGGTCCCGCTGAAGAAGCTCAGCGCGCACGTGATGAAGCTGCCCCGCAACCTGTCCGCCGCCGAGGTCAACGCGCTCGGCAAGCGGATGAGCGCCCTCGGTGGCGCCCGGATGCCGGTGCCCGGCGGCCCGCTGCCCGGCGGCCGGCAGATGTCGGTCAGCCAGCGGCAGGTCCGCCGCCGCTGATCCCACCCCAGCACGTCCTCGACGCCCCGACCGCTCCCCTGCGGCCGGGGCGTCGTGCGTCCGGGGGGCCGCACCGGGGCCATGACCTCCGGGGTCATCGACCGGGCGCCGTCGACCGGCGACGGTGGTGACGAGGCCGGACGACCGGCCCCGTCGGCTCCCCGAGAGGACACCACCATGACCGCCCTCAGCACCCCGCTCACCACGACCGCGCCGGCCCCGGCCCGGTTGCTCCAGCTCGACGGCGTGCTCTGCGCCGCGATGGGGCTGACCGCGGCGCTCGCCGCCGGCCCGGTCGCCGAGCTGCTCGGCACCACCGCGACCGGCGTCGTCCGGGGCGTCGGCATCGCCCTGGTCGTCTACGCCGCCGGCCTGCTCGCCGCCGCCCGGAGCCGGTGGGCCCGGCCGGCGCTGCGGGCCGCGGCGATCGGGAACGTCGCGTGGGAGGCCGCCAGCCTGGCGGTCGCCGTGCTCGCCGACCTCGGCACCACCGGGCGGGTCCTCGTCGCCGCCC
This window encodes:
- the leuS gene encoding leucine--tRNA ligase, whose translation is MSQTASPSTDPSADGVPPHRYTPALAQQIELAWQDRWDAEGTFHTPNPVGRLSEGFERVADRPKAFLMDMFPYPSGAGLHVGHPLGYLGTDVTSRFLRMDGRNVLHPMGYDAFGLPAEQYAVQTGQHPRVTTEANIAAIRAQLRRLGVDHDTRRTFATIDPGYYKWTQWIFRQVFEAWFDAESDRARPIAELVAELDAGTREPMAGTLPEGRSWSQLSEVERRRVVDAHRLAYRHEAPVNWCPGLGTVLSNEEVTADGRSERGNFPVFRRPLTQWMMRITAYAERLLTDLDRLDWSDSLKQMQRNWIGRSTGARIRFAAGAETVEVFTTRPDTLFGATYLVLAPEHPLVGTLTAGEWPAGTDERWTTGAATPAEAVAAYQKQASRRSELDRQSEGRDKTGVWLGVTARNPLTGADLPVFIADYVLTGYGTGAIMAVPGEDTRDWDFAQVFGLPVVRTVQPPADFDGGAYTGTGPMINSSNEQLSLDGLDKAAAIAAVTEWLVGGGHGEATTTYKLRDWLFSRQRYWGEPFPIVYDADDLPIAVPETMLPVLLPDVDDYSPKTFADDDATSAPEPPLSRATEWTTVELDLGDGVRSYRRETNTMPNWAGSCWYYLRYLDPADDERFVDPELERYWMGPREPGDVGGVDLYVGGVEHAVLHLLYARFWHKVLFDLGFVSSEEPFRRLVNQGYISAFAYTDARGFYVPAAEVVEVDGQFFYEGQPVTREYGKMGKSLKNVVTPDDMIALFGADTFRVYEMSTGPLDQSRPWETKAAVGSQRLLQRIWRVVLDEETGAVRAADVAADDETNRALHRTIEAVRDGMSTQRFNIAIARVTELTNHLTSAYQPGSPVPREVAESLVLLVAPLAPHLAEELWARLGHTGSVAWASFPVADPQWLVDDTVEVAVQVNGKVRAQVAVPADADAAALEAAARADEKVAAQLDGKTVRRVIAVPGRLVNFVVG
- a CDS encoding CDP-glycerol glycerophosphotransferase family protein, giving the protein MTTIVWSSFSGRYSDSPRAVYEALLPRGEEFSHVWLVRPETRGDFPAGVATAEYGSPEGRAALEAADVVFANNGISLDWDKSPATTYVQTWHGTPLKRMHRDVARPTGGLLTALDRDVARWDVLLSPNAFSTPNLRSAFGYTGEVLETGYPRNDVLSAPDRDERRAAVRAALGIADGVTTVLYAPTWRDDLVMTDGVPDHAFPPDFADLVDGLPADHVLLLRLHTMVADRFPQVTGERVVDVSDHPEVSDLYLAADVLLTDYSSAMFDFAVTGRPVLSFTYDLEHYRDELRGFYFDLAEVAPGPLLSTSAEVVAALADLAGGRRQDTARRAAFERTFCSLEDGHATDRVVARFFPPTDRVPAPPADRGVEHAHD
- a CDS encoding LLM class F420-dependent oxidoreductase, coding for MQLRIFTEPQMGATYDDLLAVARRTEETGFDAFFRSDHYLTMGGDGLPGPTDAWVTLAGLARETSRIRLGTLMTAATFRLPGPLAISVAQVDQMSGGRVELGIGSGWFAEEHSAYGIPFPELGERFDRYEEQVAVISGLWSTPAGETFDFAGTHYQLAGSPALPKPVQPGGIPILVGGGGKRRTPRLAARYAAEFNVPFQSAADNARLFDGVRAACGEIGRDPAELVYSSALVVCVGRDDAEVARRAAAIGRDVDELRANGVAGTPAEAVDTLGRFAEAGASRVYLQVLDLADLDHLDLVAAEVAPQLS
- a CDS encoding NTP transferase domain-containing protein, with protein sequence MRTTELSTIDARDRHEHAADALVPPQVVILAAGMGTRLGRALPKPLTQLMDGRSIMEQQLDGVREVFGPAARVTVVVGYRSKRVMRAQPDLLFAFNPEFERTNTSKSLWRGLRTSAPGGVLWLNGDVVFEPAVLAQTTELVAADQSFVCVDTSTVADEEVKYTLDEEGYIAELSKTVIGGLGEAVGINYVSGADKALLLEHLAACADSDYFERAMETAVQQSGVRFRPVDISRFSAVEVDFEDDLARANSWLRSRSLLEPLEEGVR
- a CDS encoding DUF4191 domain-containing protein — its product is MARSRSTDSSAPTGNAGRGPAGVPGRGSKGATAVGAAGGAKAPKAGKAPKLGKDGQPKVSRLKKMKSQAGMIGQAYKLTYRNDPKLPWVMLITFVVVFAVVELVGILLSSPFLFLPIAILLGLLATLIVFGRRAQGTAYKQVEGQPGAASWVLEGMRGDWRVSSGVAGNRELDAVHRVLGRPGIILVGEGNPNRVRGLIAQEKRRIAKVVGDTPIYDVVVGDGEGQVPLKKLSAHVMKLPRNLSAAEVNALGKRMSALGGARMPVPGGPLPGGRQMSVSQRQVRRR
- the lipA gene encoding lipoyl synthase yields the protein MSLGMEEAPAETPQTSSGIEPAGRKLLRLEVRNSQTPIERKPEWIKTKLKTGPEYTELKSLVRREGLHTVCEEAGCPNIYECWEDREATFLIGGDQCTRRCDFCQIDTGKPADFDRDEPRRVAESVATMGLRYATITGVARDDLPDGGAWLYAETVRQIHDQIPGCGVELLIPDFNAEPDQLAEVFSSRPEVLAHNVETVPRIFKRIRPGFRFERSLSVITAARDAGLVTKSNLILGMGEEPHEVVEAMQALHDAGCDLLTITQYLRPSVRHHPVVRWVKPDEFVGFQAQAEEMGFAGVLAGPLVRSSYRAGRLYQQAAEARGLAVTTR